Proteins found in one Lycium ferocissimum isolate CSIRO_LF1 chromosome 6, AGI_CSIRO_Lferr_CH_V1, whole genome shotgun sequence genomic segment:
- the LOC132058996 gene encoding protein DETOXIFICATION 27-like isoform X1, with amino-acid sequence MSRNGKLEEHKVPLLDYVSSNNIQSSYLEQNDESFATRFCIESKKLWHIVGPAIFSRIASYSMFVITQAFAGHLGDLELAAMSIASNVVLGFDFGLMLGMASALETLCGQAFGAKKYYMLGVYLQRSWIVLFLCSILMMPIFFFATPILKLLGQPEDVAELSGVVVLAFIPLHFCFVFQFPLQRFLQSQLKNNVIAWANFVAFIIHVLISWLIVSKFNLGIIGTTLTLNFSWWLVFSVLFCYTTCGGCPLSWTGFSMEAFSGLWDFFKLSFSSGIMLCLENWYYKVLIVMTGNLENAKIALDALSICMNINSWELMIPFGFFAGTGVRVANELGAGNGKGAKFATAVAVTQSIVIGLFFWILIIFFHNELALIFSTSQPVLEAVHKLAIILAFTVLLNSVQPILSGVAVGSGWQAYVAYINLGCYYVLGVPLGFIMGWGFHYGVMGIWAGMIFGGTAVQTLILAIITIRCDWNKEVTYFIFKNFYFPLICSLCSTLACLI; translated from the exons ATGTCTAGGAATGGGAAACTGGAGGAACATAAAGTGCCCTTATTAGATTATGTCTCCTCTAATAATATCCAAAGTAGTTATTTAGAGCAAAATGATGAAAGTTTTGCAACAAGATTTTGCATAGAATCAAAGAAGCTATGGCATATAGTTGGGCCAGCCATCTTTAGTAGAATTGCCTCTTACTCCATGTTTGTCATCACTCAAGCTTTTGCTGGCCATCTTGGTGATCTTGAACTTGCTGCTATGTCCATTGCTAGTAATGTTGTTCTTGGCTTCGATTTTGGACTCATG CTAGGAATGGCAAGTGCATTGGAAACACTATGTGGACAAGCATTTGGTGCCAAGAAATACTACATgttaggggtatatttgcaacGCTCTTGGATAGTACTCTTCTTGTGTAGCATTCTAATGatgccaatttttttctttgcaaCACCAATCTTGAAATTATTGGGGCAACCAGAGGATGTGGCAGAGCTCTCTGGGGTCGTGGTTTTGGCCTTTATCCCATTGCACTTTTGCTTTGTATTTCAATTCCCATTGCAAAGGTTCTTGCAAAGCCAATTGAAGAACAATGTGATTGCTTGGGCTAATTTTGTGGCTTTCATTATCCATGTGTTGATAAGTTGGCTAATTGTTAGCAAGTTTAATTTGGGCATTATTGGGACAACACTTACTTTGAATTTCTCTTGGTGGCTGGTATTTTCTGTGCTATTTTGTTATACTACTTGTGGTGGCTGTCCACTTTCTTGGACCGGTTTTAGCATGGAGGCATTTTCTGGGCTTTGGGACTTCTTCaagctttctttttcttctggaATCATGCTATG CTTGGAGAACTGGTACTACAAGGTGCTAATTGTGATGACTGGTAATTTGGAGAATGCTAAAATTGCTTTGGATGCATTATCCATCTG CATGAATATCAACAGCTGGGAATTGATGATTCCTTTTGGATTCTTTGCGGGAACTGG AGTAAGGGTAGCAAATGAGTTGGGAGCTGGAAATGGCAAAGGGGCAAAGTTTGCAACAGCAGTAGCAGTGACACAATCAATAGTGATTGGTTTATTCTTCTGGATTTTGATCATATTTTTCCACAATGAACTTGCTCTAATTTTCTCCACTAGCCAACCTGTTCTTGAAGCTGTTCATAAACTCGCTATTATCTTAGCCTTCACTGTTCTCCTCAACAGTGTTCAGCCCATTCTCTCAG GGGTTGCTGTTGGATCTGGATGGCAAGCATATGTTGCATACATAAACTTGGGCTGCTATTATGTACTTGGAGTTCCTCTTGGCTTTATTATGGGATGGGGTTTCCACTATGGTGTCATG GGAATATGGGCTGGAATGATCTTTGGTGGAACTGCAGTTCAGACTTTGATATTGGCTATAATCACAATTAGATGTGATTGGAATAAAGAGGTAACATATTTCATATtcaaaaatttttattttcctcttatttGCTCCCTCTGTTCCACTTTAGCTTGCTTAATTTGA
- the LOC132058996 gene encoding protein DETOXIFICATION 27-like isoform X2, with product MSRNGKLEEHKVPLLDYVSSNNIQSSYLEQNDESFATRFCIESKKLWHIVGPAIFSRIASYSMFVITQAFAGHLGDLELAAMSIASNVVLGFDFGLMLGMASALETLCGQAFGAKKYYMLGVYLQRSWIVLFLCSILMMPIFFFATPILKLLGQPEDVAELSGVVVLAFIPLHFCFVFQFPLQRFLQSQLKNNVIAWANFVAFIIHVLISWLIVSKFNLGIIGTTLTLNFSWWLVFSVLFCYTTCGGCPLSWTGFSMEAFSGLWDFFKLSFSSGIMLCLENWYYKVLIVMTGNLENAKIALDALSICMNINSWELMIPFGFFAGTGVRVANELGAGNGKGAKFATAVAVTQSIVIGLFFWILIIFFHNELALIFSTSQPVLEAVHKLAIILAFTVLLNSVQPILSGVAVGSGWQAYVAYINLGCYYVLGVPLGFIMGWGFHYGVMGIWAGMIFGGTAVQTLILAIITIRCDWNKEAEKATMHVRKWDDVSQLTS from the exons ATGTCTAGGAATGGGAAACTGGAGGAACATAAAGTGCCCTTATTAGATTATGTCTCCTCTAATAATATCCAAAGTAGTTATTTAGAGCAAAATGATGAAAGTTTTGCAACAAGATTTTGCATAGAATCAAAGAAGCTATGGCATATAGTTGGGCCAGCCATCTTTAGTAGAATTGCCTCTTACTCCATGTTTGTCATCACTCAAGCTTTTGCTGGCCATCTTGGTGATCTTGAACTTGCTGCTATGTCCATTGCTAGTAATGTTGTTCTTGGCTTCGATTTTGGACTCATG CTAGGAATGGCAAGTGCATTGGAAACACTATGTGGACAAGCATTTGGTGCCAAGAAATACTACATgttaggggtatatttgcaacGCTCTTGGATAGTACTCTTCTTGTGTAGCATTCTAATGatgccaatttttttctttgcaaCACCAATCTTGAAATTATTGGGGCAACCAGAGGATGTGGCAGAGCTCTCTGGGGTCGTGGTTTTGGCCTTTATCCCATTGCACTTTTGCTTTGTATTTCAATTCCCATTGCAAAGGTTCTTGCAAAGCCAATTGAAGAACAATGTGATTGCTTGGGCTAATTTTGTGGCTTTCATTATCCATGTGTTGATAAGTTGGCTAATTGTTAGCAAGTTTAATTTGGGCATTATTGGGACAACACTTACTTTGAATTTCTCTTGGTGGCTGGTATTTTCTGTGCTATTTTGTTATACTACTTGTGGTGGCTGTCCACTTTCTTGGACCGGTTTTAGCATGGAGGCATTTTCTGGGCTTTGGGACTTCTTCaagctttctttttcttctggaATCATGCTATG CTTGGAGAACTGGTACTACAAGGTGCTAATTGTGATGACTGGTAATTTGGAGAATGCTAAAATTGCTTTGGATGCATTATCCATCTG CATGAATATCAACAGCTGGGAATTGATGATTCCTTTTGGATTCTTTGCGGGAACTGG AGTAAGGGTAGCAAATGAGTTGGGAGCTGGAAATGGCAAAGGGGCAAAGTTTGCAACAGCAGTAGCAGTGACACAATCAATAGTGATTGGTTTATTCTTCTGGATTTTGATCATATTTTTCCACAATGAACTTGCTCTAATTTTCTCCACTAGCCAACCTGTTCTTGAAGCTGTTCATAAACTCGCTATTATCTTAGCCTTCACTGTTCTCCTCAACAGTGTTCAGCCCATTCTCTCAG GGGTTGCTGTTGGATCTGGATGGCAAGCATATGTTGCATACATAAACTTGGGCTGCTATTATGTACTTGGAGTTCCTCTTGGCTTTATTATGGGATGGGGTTTCCACTATGGTGTCATG GGAATATGGGCTGGAATGATCTTTGGTGGAACTGCAGTTCAGACTTTGATATTGGCTATAATCACAATTAGATGTGATTGGAATAAAGAG GCAGAGAAGGCAACAATGCATGTAAGGAAATGGGACGATGTTAGTCAATTGACTTCATAG